In Oryzias melastigma strain HK-1 linkage group LG18, ASM292280v2, whole genome shotgun sequence, one DNA window encodes the following:
- the LOC112156283 gene encoding uncharacterized protein LOC112156283: MAAKSVECYSLVQKTRAILTTGTTRVSVKDGVSLICSVEDSSGWRFQWFKRTLDNHKVILADDQNGEIRVSQGGMYSCRGFRGEPAIYSDTSHEVFIKITYINEVVVTQKPSWSQMFRGETITLTCEVQGGEGVQWEYEWSKHWTKVRETNETIWRFIASESDTGEYRCKGRPREDSYSATKWSEAHLLSVTRKPKVQLKGLKVIPVGGRVNLTCSVNSSSPGWIYEWFQGGKPIKQKTAQDAVFLSNGQISVSQEGVYRCRGGRGEPVYHSEFSDFAGIKKYEPEPVLRVSPRWLSPGSSVTLSCEVEHESAGWSFYWYKAVPDLSHKSGSYSYELLPASSNGTADNSYIIHGQTHTAGYVCRAGRGEPHVYTLYSQPHFVWSGDLHPSASLSVSPDRVQHFTSDSVSLTCEGNSAEWRVGSFLLPDLLSFCSDWGTMNGSTCHVQKIQSSNAVFWCESGSAFSNAVNITGHSEWKHVWIPVFSLTFIIGLIRNTCRT; this comes from the exons atggCTGCCAAGTCAGTGGAATGTTACTCGCTTG TACAGAAAACCAGAGCCATTCTGACTACTGGAACAACACGAGTTTCCGTCAAAGATGGAGTTTCTCTGATCTGCTCTGTGGAGGATTCTAGTGGATGGAGATTCCAGTGGTTCAAAAGAACCTTGGATAACCATAAAGTTATTCTAGCAGATGATCAAAATGGAGAAATCAGAGTCTCACAAGGAGGCATGTACAGCTGCAGaggatttagaggagaaccagCCATCTACTCTGATACCAGCCATGAAGTCTTCATCAAAATAACTT acataaatgaGGTTGTTGTGACACAGAAACCCAGCTGGTCTcagatgttcagaggagagacgatCACTCTGACATGTGAGGTTCAGGGAGGAGAAGGAGTTCAGTGGGAGTATGAATGGAGCAAACATTGGACAAAAGTACGTGAGACAAATGAAACAATATGGAGATTCATTGCTTCTGAATCTGACACTGGAGAGTACAGGTGTAAAGGGAGACCAAGAGAGGACTCATATTCTGCCACAAAGTGGAGTGAAGCTCATCTGTTGTCAGTTACAC GGAAACCAAAAGTTCAACTGAAGGGTCTAAAAGTGATTCCAGTAGGGGGCAGAGTGAACCTGACATGCTCAGTGAACTCCTCATCTCCTGGGTGGATTTATGAATGGTTTCAAGGAGGGAAACCCATCAAACAGAAGACAGCACAGGATGCTGTTTTCCTTTCAAATGGACAAATCAGTGTCTCACAGGAAGGAGTTTACAgatgcagaggaggaagaggagaaccaGTTTATCACTCAGAGTTCAGTGATTTTGCTGGTATCAAGAAATACG aaccagaacctgtcCTGAGAGTGTCTCCTCGGTGGTTGAGTCCTGGATCCTCAGTGACTCTGAGCTGTGAGGTTGAACATGAGTCTGCAGGATGGAGCTTCTACTGGTATAAAGCTGTTCCTGATCTATCACACAAGTCTGGCTCTTACAGCTATGAGCTGCTGCCTGCTAGCTCCAATGGGACTGCAGACAACTCCTACATCATTCatggacagacacacacagcaggATATGTGTGCAGAGCTGGAAGAGGAGAGCCACACGTCTACACTCTTTACAGTCAACCTCACTTTGTCTGGTCTGGAG ATCTTCATCCATCAGCGTCTCTCTCAGTGAGTCCTGACAGAGTCCAACACTTCACCTCTGACTCTGTCTCTCTGACCTGTGAGGGAAACTCTGCTGAGTGGAGAGTCGGCAGCTTTCTGCTTCCTGACTTGCTGTCATTCTGTTCTGACTGGGGAACAATGAATGGATCAACATGTCATGTTCAGAAGATCCAGTCCAGTAATGCAGTGTTCTGGTGTGAGTCTGGATCAGCATTCAGCAACGCAGTCAACATCACTGGACACAGTGAGTGGAAACATGTTTGGATTCCTGTTTTTAGCTTGACTTTCATCATTGGATTGATTAGAAACACATGCAGAACTTGA
- the tmem185 gene encoding transmembrane protein 185-like produces MNLRGLFQDFNPSKFLIYSCLLLFSVLLSLRLDGVIQWSYWAVFTPIWLWKLLVIIGASVGTGVWAHNPQYRAEGETCVEFKAMLIAVGLHVLLLMFEVLVCDRIARGNYFWLLVFMPLFFVSPVSVAACVWGFRHDRSLELEVLCSVNILQFIFIALRLDNIINWPWLVVCVPLWILMSFLCLVVLYYIIWSVLFLRSIDIIAEQRRTHITMAISWMTIVVPLLTFEILLVHKLDKHNSLSYVCVFVPLWLSLLTLMATTFGQKGGNHWWFGIRKDFCHFLLELLPFLREYGNVSYDLQRSEDPEAPEDLPVPEPPPKIAPMFHKKTGVVITQSPGKYFVPPPKLCIDLPD; encoded by the exons ATGAATTTAAGAGGACTATTTCAGGACTTCAATCCGAG TAAATTCCTGATCTACTCCTgcctgctgcttttctccgtgTTGCTGTCCTTGAGGCTGGATGGCGTCATCCAGTGGAGCTACTGGGCCGTGTTTACACCAATATGGCTGTGGAAGCTGCTGGTGATCATCGGAGCCTCTGTAGGCACTGGAGTGTGGGCCCACAACCCTCAGTACAG GGCTGAAGGGGAGACATGTGTGGAGTTCAAGGCCATGCTAATAGCGGTGGGGCTCCACGTCCTGCTGCTGATGTTTGAAGTGTTGGTGTGTGATCGCATAGCCAGAGGAAACTATTTCTGGTTGCTGGTCTTCATGCCGCTCTTCTTCGTGTCGCCGGTGTCCGTGGCCGCGTGTGTCTGGGGTTTTAGACACGATCGCTCCCTTGAG CTGGAGGTGTTGTGTTCTGTGAATATCCTGCAGTTCATCTTCATCGCTCTTCGGTTGGACAACATCATCAACTGGCCGTGGCTG GTTGTGTGCGTCCCCCTGTGGATCCTGATGTCCTTCCTGTGCCTTGTCGTCCTCTACTACATCATCTGGTCGGTCCTCTTCCTCCGCTCCATTGACATCATCGCAGAGCAGCGGCGGACTCACATCACCATGGCGATCAGCTGGATGACCATCGTCGTGCCACTTCTCACATTTGAG ATTCTTCTCGTGCACAAGCTGGATAAACATAACAGTCTGagctatgtgtgtgtgttcgttCCTCTGTGGCTTTCTCTGCTCACCCTTATGGCCACCACCTTCGGTCAAAAAGGAGGAAACCACT GGTGGTTCGGCATCCGCAAAGACTTCTGCCACTTTCTGCTGGAGTTGCTTCCCTTCCTGAGAGAGTACGGCAACGTCTCCTATGATCTCCAGCGCAGCGAAGACCCCGAGGCGCCCGAGGATCTGCCAGTACCCGAACCCCCACCAAAGATAGCCCCCATGTTCCACAAGAAGACCGGCGTGGTGATCACGCAGAGCCCCGGGAAATACTTTGTCCCGCCACCCAAACTGTGCATCGACCTGCCCGACTAA
- the LOC112156287 gene encoding leukocyte immunoglobulin-like receptor subfamily B member 1, with protein MEISDPIIIDAGKAKLTAGTTTTVSVGDRVTLICSVEKSTGWKYEWFRGTSYLSEYRINGGENGEIRVSQGGIYRCRGFRGEPAIYSDTSDEVNIYITFPNKVIVTQKPSWSQMFRGETITLTCEVQGGEGVQWEYQWRTPQSQRYRTNRKDWTITASISGEYSCKSRSTYDSYSSTNWSEALKLSVSGKNVIFNQM; from the exons ATGGAGATCAGTGACCCAATCATCATTGATG CGGGCAAAGCTAAACTGACAGCAGGAACAACAACTACTGTGTCAGTaggagacagagtgacactgatctgctctgtggagaaatctaCTGGTTGGAAATATGAGTGGTTCAGAGGAACCTCATATTTATCTGAATACAGAATAAATGGTGGAGAAAATGGAGAAATCAGAGTCTCACAAGGAGGAATCTACAGATGCAGaggatttagaggagaaccagCCATCTACTCTGATACCAGTGATGAAGTCAACATTTACATAACCT TTCCCAACAAAGTCATCGTGACACAGAAACCCAGCTGGTCTcagatgttcagaggagagacgatCACTCTGACATGTGAGGTTCAGGGAGGTGAAGGAGTTCAGTGGGAGTATCAATGGAGAACTCCTCAGTCACAGAGATACAGGACTAACAGGAAAGACTGGACTATCACAGCTTCCATCAGTGGAGAATACAGCTGTAAGAGCAGATCCACATATGATTCATATTCTTCAACAAACTGGAGTGAAGCTCTAAAATTATCTGTTTCAGGTaagaatgtcatttttaaccaaatgtaa